The following are encoded together in the Acidovorax sp. KKS102 genome:
- a CDS encoding branched-chain amino acid ABC transporter permease, whose product MSTPRANIEVLPRSVQFALALGLAALLLFPVVGSDFYVQMVTRMMIMAIFAMSLDLLQGVTGLVSLGHAAYFGVAGYALAFLTPADMPVSLWWSLPLAVAVSGLVALVIGFFVVRTHGIYFIMVTMAFAQMVFYLFFDNKVLGGSDGLYINFRPDASLFGWLPFDLEGRKTFYYFTLALVVLVYVLLRRLLWSPLGRALAGIRINEHRMRAMGFGTRGYKLTAFTVAGALAGLAGYLWGAQTGYVNPELMGFHMSAHAIMMVILGGMGNFAGAIVGAFAFEYLLHVFKDISKHWQLLMGGFIVLVVVAAPRGLLGMFAQRGAAKASEGSHHG is encoded by the coding sequence ATGAGCACCCCCCGCGCCAATATCGAAGTGCTGCCGCGCAGCGTGCAGTTCGCCCTCGCGCTGGGGCTGGCGGCGTTGCTGCTTTTCCCCGTGGTGGGCAGCGACTTTTACGTGCAAATGGTCACCCGCATGATGATCATGGCCATCTTTGCCATGAGCCTGGATCTGCTGCAAGGGGTGACCGGGCTGGTATCACTGGGCCACGCGGCGTACTTTGGTGTGGCGGGCTACGCCCTCGCCTTTCTCACGCCGGCGGACATGCCGGTCAGCCTGTGGTGGTCGCTGCCGCTGGCAGTGGCTGTGTCGGGCCTGGTGGCGCTGGTGATCGGGTTCTTTGTGGTGCGCACCCACGGCATCTACTTCATCATGGTCACGATGGCCTTTGCGCAGATGGTCTTCTACCTGTTCTTCGACAACAAGGTGCTGGGGGGATCGGACGGCCTGTACATCAACTTCCGGCCCGATGCGTCGCTCTTCGGCTGGCTGCCGTTCGATCTGGAGGGCCGCAAGACCTTCTACTACTTCACGCTGGCGCTGGTGGTGCTGGTGTATGTGCTGCTGCGCCGCCTGCTGTGGAGCCCACTGGGCCGCGCGCTGGCAGGCATCCGCATCAACGAGCACCGCATGCGCGCCATGGGCTTTGGCACGCGGGGCTACAAGCTCACTGCCTTCACCGTCGCCGGGGCGCTGGCAGGCCTGGCGGGGTACCTGTGGGGCGCGCAGACCGGCTATGTGAACCCCGAACTCATGGGCTTTCACATGAGCGCTCACGCCATCATGATGGTCATCCTGGGCGGCATGGGCAACTTTGCAGGCGCCATCGTGGGTGCGTTTGCGTTCGAGTACCTGCTGCACGTGTTCAAGGACATCAGCAAACACTGGCAACTGCTGATGGGCGGCTTCATCGTGCTGGTGGTGGTGGCCGCGCCGCGCGGGCTGCTGGGCATGTTTGCGCAGCGGGGCGCAGCCAAGGCTTCGGAGGGATCGCACCATGGCTGA
- a CDS encoding ABC transporter ATP-binding protein, translating into MAEVLLSAQKVTKRFGGLAAVNGVSVDLWRGKIHAVIGPNGAGKSTLTNLLSGDLPPTSGTVLLGGTNVTGWAPERISRQGLGRSYQKTNIFLPLTVHENVRLAAQSRDAQQPWNPLRWWQDTRSDTIKNRATSARLESAIELSGLKDRRTAIAGAMSHGEQRQLEIAMTLATEPQVLLLDEPLAGMGVAEAERMVELLQRLKPAHAMMLVEHDMDAVFALADRLTVMVNGEVIAHGTPPEVRADATVQAAYLGEDH; encoded by the coding sequence ATGGCTGAAGTCCTGTTGTCTGCACAGAAGGTCACCAAGCGCTTCGGCGGCCTGGCCGCCGTGAATGGTGTCTCGGTGGACCTGTGGCGGGGCAAGATCCACGCGGTGATCGGTCCCAACGGCGCGGGCAAGTCCACGCTGACCAACCTGCTCTCGGGCGACCTGCCCCCCACCTCGGGCACCGTGCTGCTGGGTGGCACCAATGTGACCGGCTGGGCGCCTGAACGCATCTCACGCCAGGGCCTGGGTCGCAGCTACCAGAAGACCAACATCTTCCTGCCGCTCACCGTGCACGAAAACGTGCGCCTGGCCGCCCAGTCGCGCGATGCGCAGCAACCCTGGAACCCCTTGCGCTGGTGGCAGGACACCCGCTCGGACACTATCAAAAACAGAGCAACCAGCGCACGTCTTGAAAGCGCTATCGAGCTGTCAGGCCTCAAAGACCGGCGCACGGCCATCGCGGGAGCCATGAGCCACGGCGAGCAGCGCCAGCTCGAAATTGCCATGACCCTGGCCACCGAGCCGCAGGTGCTGCTGCTCGACGAGCCCCTGGCGGGCATGGGCGTGGCCGAGGCCGAACGCATGGTGGAGCTGCTGCAGCGCCTCAAGCCCGCCCACGCCATGATGCTGGTCGAGCACGACATGGATGCCGTGTTTGCGCTGGCCGACCGCCTGACGGTGATGGTCAACGGCGAGGTGATTGCCCATGGCACACCGCCCGAGGTGCGCGCCGATGCCACCGTGCAGGCCGCCTACCTGGGGGAGGACCACTGA
- a CDS encoding ABC transporter ATP-binding protein — protein sequence MTTPWIDAKGIHTFYGSSHILHGIDFTVGQGETIGLMGRNGMGKSTLLKSLMGLVKPRSGSVAVAGRDMTGKPPYEVARLGIAYVPEGRGIFGNLSVVENLQMAARAGTRGQRDWTYERVLETFPRLKERLGHGGQQLSGGEQQMLTIGRALMTNPDVLILDEATEGLAPLIAREIWRICSLIKDSGISSVIVDKNWKHVTQITDRNVILVKGQVVFDGSSDALHAQPLLLEQYLGV from the coding sequence ATGACCACTCCATGGATCGATGCCAAGGGCATCCACACCTTCTACGGCAGCAGCCACATCCTGCACGGCATTGATTTCACCGTGGGCCAGGGCGAGACCATCGGCCTCATGGGCCGCAACGGTATGGGCAAGAGCACCCTGCTCAAGTCGCTGATGGGCCTGGTCAAGCCCCGCTCCGGCAGCGTGGCCGTGGCCGGCCGCGACATGACCGGCAAACCGCCCTACGAGGTGGCGCGTCTGGGCATCGCCTACGTGCCCGAGGGCCGGGGCATCTTCGGCAACCTGAGCGTGGTCGAGAACCTGCAGATGGCCGCCCGCGCCGGCACGCGCGGCCAGCGGGACTGGACCTACGAGCGCGTGCTGGAGACCTTCCCGCGGCTGAAGGAACGCCTGGGCCACGGCGGCCAGCAGCTCAGCGGCGGCGAGCAGCAGATGCTCACCATCGGCCGCGCGCTGATGACCAACCCCGACGTGCTCATCCTCGACGAAGCCACCGAAGGCCTGGCACCGCTGATCGCACGCGAGATCTGGCGCATCTGCAGCCTCATCAAGGACAGCGGCATCAGCAGCGTGATCGTGGACAAGAACTGGAAGCACGTCACGCAGATCACCGACCGCAACGTCATCCTGGTCAAGGGCCAGGTAGTGTTTGACGGCAGCTCGGACGCCCTGCATGCGCAGCCCCTGCTGCTGGAGCAGTACCTCGGGGTATGA
- the asd gene encoding archaetidylserine decarboxylase (Phosphatidylserine decarboxylase is synthesized as a single chain precursor. Generation of the pyruvoyl active site from a Ser is coupled to cleavage of a Gly-Ser bond between the larger (beta) and smaller (alpha chains). It is an integral membrane protein.), with amino-acid sequence MSDRLAVLPQYLLPKQALTTLAGKFASARLGGLTTSVIRWFVGRYNVNMAEAANPDIASYTSFNDFFTRALKPGARPLAQADLICPVDGAISQFGPIAKDQVFQAKGHTYSTTALVGGDAAAAARFDNGHFATLYLSPRDYHRIHMPCAGELTRMVHVPGDLFSVNPTTARGVPGLFARNERVVCFFESAHGPFVLVLVGATIVGSMATVWHGQVNPPRTGVLRQWDYAKGQVSLQQGEEMGRFLLGSTVVMLFPQGPLQFNPQWSPTRPIQLGEAMAQRSGG; translated from the coding sequence GTGTCTGATCGCCTGGCAGTTCTGCCGCAATACCTCCTGCCCAAGCAGGCACTGACCACCCTGGCTGGCAAGTTTGCATCGGCCCGGCTGGGCGGCCTCACCACCTCGGTGATCCGCTGGTTTGTGGGCCGCTACAACGTCAACATGGCCGAGGCGGCCAACCCCGACATCGCCAGCTACACCTCGTTCAACGACTTCTTCACGCGGGCGCTCAAGCCCGGCGCCCGCCCACTGGCCCAAGCCGATTTGATTTGCCCCGTGGATGGCGCCATCAGCCAGTTCGGCCCCATCGCCAAGGACCAGGTCTTTCAGGCCAAGGGGCACACCTACTCCACCACCGCCCTGGTGGGTGGCGACGCCGCTGCTGCGGCACGTTTTGACAACGGCCACTTCGCCACGCTGTACCTGAGCCCACGCGACTACCACCGCATCCACATGCCGTGCGCGGGCGAGCTGACGCGCATGGTGCATGTGCCGGGCGACCTGTTTTCGGTGAACCCCACCACGGCACGCGGCGTGCCCGGCCTGTTTGCGCGCAACGAGCGCGTGGTGTGCTTTTTTGAATCGGCCCACGGCCCGTTTGTGCTGGTACTGGTGGGTGCGACCATTGTGGGCAGCATGGCCACCGTGTGGCACGGGCAGGTGAACCCGCCGCGCACCGGTGTGCTGCGGCAGTGGGACTACGCGAAGGGCCAGGTAAGTCTGCAGCAGGGTGAAGAAATGGGCCGCTTCCTGCTCGGCTCCACCGTGGTGATGCTGTTCCCACAAGGGCCGCTGCAATTCAACCCGCAGTGGTCACCCACGCGCCCCATCCAGCTGGGTGAAGCCATGGCACAGCGCTCTGGGGGCTGA
- the hutG gene encoding N-formylglutamate deformylase, with translation MTDTSPPPFVFYPGTAPLLVSMPHAGTYVPPALAARFTDEARQVPDTDWHMERLYAFAKDLGASILVATHSRYVVDLNRPPDGASLYPGQSVTGLCPVDTFDDTPIYAAGDVPDDAEIAARREAVWAPYHAQLRAELDRIRAQHGVAVLWDAHSIRSVLPRFFEGKLPDLNLGTANGESCDPALAQELLSIAKEAQGYTAVLNGRFKGGHITRHYGQPAQNIHAVQLEMTQCSYMQEALPFDYLPEVAAGVQPHLRSMLEAALAFAAAQSA, from the coding sequence ATGACCGATACCTCTCCACCTCCTTTTGTCTTTTACCCCGGCACTGCGCCGCTGCTGGTGTCCATGCCCCATGCAGGCACCTACGTGCCGCCCGCGCTGGCCGCGCGCTTCACGGATGAGGCCCGCCAGGTGCCTGACACCGACTGGCACATGGAGCGCCTCTACGCGTTTGCCAAAGACCTGGGGGCGTCCATCCTCGTGGCCACGCATTCGCGCTATGTGGTCGACCTGAACCGCCCGCCCGATGGCGCCAGCCTGTACCCTGGGCAGAGCGTCACCGGCCTCTGCCCGGTCGATACGTTCGACGACACGCCCATCTACGCAGCAGGCGATGTGCCCGATGACGCAGAGATCGCTGCGCGCCGTGAGGCCGTCTGGGCGCCGTACCACGCGCAACTGCGTGCCGAGCTGGACCGCATCCGTGCGCAACACGGTGTGGCGGTGCTGTGGGACGCCCACTCCATCCGCTCGGTGCTGCCGCGCTTTTTTGAAGGCAAGCTGCCCGACCTGAACCTGGGCACGGCCAACGGTGAAAGCTGCGACCCGGCGCTGGCGCAGGAACTGCTGTCCATCGCCAAAGAGGCCCAGGGCTACACCGCCGTGCTCAATGGCCGCTTCAAGGGTGGGCACATCACGCGCCACTACGGGCAGCCCGCGCAGAACATTCACGCGGTGCAGCTGGAAATGACGCAGTGCAGCTACATGCAGGAGGCCCTGCCGTTTGACTACCTGCCCGAGGTGGCTGCGGGCGTGCAACCCCACCTGCGTAGTATGTTGGAGGCCGCGCTGGCCTTTGCGGCAGCGCAATCGGCGTGA
- a CDS encoding formimidoylglutamate deiminase: MTQQLFAADALLPTGWARNVLITWDGAGRITAVSPNAQPSGAAVAPGPVLPGMPNLHSHAFQRAFAGLTEYRGESQDSFWSWRNLMYRFAARITPESLEAIATWLYVEMLEAGYTSVCEFHYVHHDQGGTPYADDATLSLALLRAAQRAGIGITLLPVLYQTSGFGAKPPRADQARFIRSTDNMLSLLERLAPAAQAQGAVLGLAPHSLRAVPPDSLAAAVQGLTALNAQAPIHIHIAEQTQEVDDCVAWSGQRPVQWLLEHAPVDERWCLVHATHMTPQEYQDAARTGAVAGICPTTEANLGDGIFDMPLWLQHGGRWGVGSDSHACVNAAEELLMLEYGQRLSLRQRNVLATAAQPEVATAMTLQAVQGGAQAAGRAIGGLAVGEQADLVALGAQHVALRDLPAPSMLSAHVFGSHRTSAIDSVWVAGQQRITGGRHTLHDAAAHAFVAARSATIAPD, translated from the coding sequence ATGACGCAACAGCTGTTCGCCGCCGATGCACTACTGCCCACGGGCTGGGCGCGCAATGTGCTGATTACTTGGGATGGGGCAGGGCGCATCACCGCCGTCTCGCCCAATGCGCAGCCCTCCGGTGCCGCTGTGGCCCCGGGCCCCGTGCTGCCTGGCATGCCCAACCTGCACTCGCACGCCTTCCAGCGCGCGTTTGCGGGCCTGACCGAGTACCGGGGGGAAAGCCAGGACAGCTTCTGGAGCTGGCGCAACCTGATGTACCGCTTTGCGGCGCGCATCACGCCCGAATCGCTGGAGGCCATTGCGACCTGGCTGTATGTGGAGATGCTGGAGGCGGGCTACACCAGCGTGTGCGAATTCCACTACGTGCACCACGACCAGGGCGGCACGCCCTATGCCGATGACGCCACGCTGTCGCTGGCACTGCTGCGTGCCGCGCAGCGTGCGGGCATCGGCATCACGCTGCTGCCGGTGCTGTACCAGACGAGCGGCTTTGGCGCCAAGCCACCGCGCGCGGACCAGGCACGCTTCATCCGCAGCACGGACAACATGCTCTCCTTATTGGAGCGCCTTGCGCCCGCTGCACAAGCGCAAGGGGCCGTTTTGGGCCTGGCACCGCATTCATTGCGTGCAGTGCCGCCCGACAGTCTGGCGGCTGCCGTGCAGGGCCTCACGGCGCTCAATGCGCAGGCTCCCATCCACATCCACATTGCCGAGCAGACGCAGGAGGTGGATGACTGCGTGGCCTGGAGCGGTCAGCGCCCGGTGCAGTGGCTGCTGGAGCACGCACCCGTGGACGAGCGCTGGTGCCTGGTGCATGCCACGCACATGACGCCGCAGGAATACCAGGACGCAGCGCGAACGGGCGCCGTGGCAGGTATCTGCCCCACCACCGAAGCGAACCTGGGCGACGGCATCTTCGACATGCCGCTGTGGCTGCAGCATGGTGGGCGCTGGGGTGTGGGCTCAGACAGCCATGCCTGCGTGAATGCGGCTGAGGAGTTGTTGATGCTCGAATACGGCCAGCGCCTTTCGCTGCGCCAGCGCAATGTGCTGGCCACCGCCGCGCAACCCGAGGTGGCCACGGCCATGACCTTGCAGGCCGTGCAGGGCGGGGCGCAGGCCGCTGGCCGCGCCATTGGCGGTCTGGCAGTGGGTGAGCAGGCCGACCTGGTGGCGCTGGGTGCGCAGCATGTAGCGCTGCGCGATCTGCCCGCACCCAGCATGTTGTCGGCCCATGTATTCGGCAGCCACCGCACCTCGGCCATCGACAGCGTGTGGGTGGCGGGCCAGCAGCGCATTACGGGTGGCCGGCACACGCTGCACGATGCGGCGGCCCATGCGTTTGTGGCGGCACGCTCGGCCACCATTGCACCCGATTGA
- the hutI gene encoding imidazolonepropionase has protein sequence MNTAASSNPQSAVPPTSSAPSADGVWTHLRPLAALWSADVPVPESALACVVVQGGAVQWVGPQAQVPAAFAALPRFDGKGAITTPGLVDCHTHLVYGGQRANEFAMRLAGATYEEVAKAGGGIVSSVRATREASEDELFALAAPRLQSLLDEGVCAIEIKSGYGLALEHERKQLRVARRLGEAFGVTVRTTFLGAHALPPEYAGKPGGSQDYTDLVCNEMLTALAAEGLVDAVDVFCERIAFTLAETEQVFQAAQQLGIPVKLHAEQLSDMGGSALAARYGALSCDHIEHLSADGIAAMKAAGTVAVLLPGAYYTLRDTHLPPIAQLRAAGVPMAVSTDHNPGTSPALSLLLMANMACTLFRLTVPEALAGITTHAARALGLQDSHGLIASGRPANFVLWPVGEAAELAYWLGQKPACTIVRQGRIHGVMP, from the coding sequence ATGAACACAGCAGCAAGTAGCAACCCGCAGAGCGCGGTCCCGCCAACATCTTCCGCGCCCAGTGCCGATGGCGTGTGGACCCACCTGCGGCCCTTGGCCGCGTTGTGGTCGGCGGACGTGCCGGTGCCCGAGAGCGCGCTGGCGTGTGTGGTGGTGCAGGGCGGCGCTGTGCAGTGGGTGGGCCCGCAGGCCCAGGTGCCTGCGGCGTTTGCCGCCTTGCCCCGCTTTGACGGTAAAGGCGCCATCACCACACCCGGCCTGGTCGATTGCCATACCCACCTGGTGTACGGTGGGCAGCGTGCCAACGAGTTTGCGATGCGGCTCGCAGGCGCCACGTATGAAGAGGTGGCCAAGGCGGGCGGGGGCATTGTGTCGTCGGTGCGCGCCACGCGCGAGGCCAGCGAAGACGAACTCTTTGCCCTGGCCGCGCCGCGCCTGCAGTCGCTGCTGGACGAAGGCGTGTGCGCCATTGAGATCAAGTCCGGCTACGGCCTGGCGCTGGAGCACGAACGCAAGCAGCTGCGCGTGGCCCGTCGTCTGGGCGAGGCCTTTGGCGTGACGGTGCGCACCACCTTCCTCGGCGCGCATGCGCTGCCGCCCGAATACGCTGGAAAACCTGGAGGTAGCCAGGACTACACAGACCTTGTTTGCAACGAGATGCTGACTGCCCTGGCGGCCGAAGGTCTGGTCGATGCGGTGGATGTGTTCTGCGAACGCATTGCCTTCACGCTGGCGGAGACCGAGCAGGTCTTCCAGGCCGCGCAACAGCTGGGCATTCCCGTCAAGCTGCATGCCGAGCAACTGTCCGACATGGGGGGCTCGGCGCTGGCCGCGCGCTACGGTGCGCTGTCGTGCGACCACATCGAGCACCTGTCGGCCGACGGCATCGCTGCCATGAAGGCCGCAGGCACCGTGGCCGTGCTGCTGCCCGGCGCCTACTACACGCTGCGTGACACGCACCTGCCACCCATCGCGCAGTTGCGCGCAGCCGGCGTGCCTATGGCCGTCTCTACCGACCACAACCCTGGCACCTCGCCCGCGCTCAGCCTGCTGCTCATGGCCAACATGGCCTGCACGCTGTTCCGCCTGACGGTGCCCGAGGCGCTGGCCGGCATCACCACCCACGCCGCGCGCGCGCTGGGCTTGCAAGATTCGCACGGCCTCATCGCATCTGGCAGACCGGCCAACTTTGTGCTGTGGCCCGTGGGCGAGGCCGCCGAGCTGGCCTATTGGCTGGGCCAGAAGCCCGCCTGCACCATCGTGCGGCAAGGGCGCATTCACGGAGTCATGCCATGA
- a CDS encoding HutD family protein, with product MKQFLDLAFTPPVPWKNGGGSTRELACWPPGAGMDSFAWRVSVATIARPGPFSAFAGVDRQIMLLEGDGVQLQAAAGQWQHALTQRWEPFAFSGEEPVDCRMLGGVSTDFNLMLRRGEWSGSLQVLRDVPPAEGAAAGLCMVLHGTWRYEDSDGRPARMLAAGQGLWWVSEGGEAAPSITPVRGAEGAMSADDAPVLAWVALHRGSAP from the coding sequence ATGAAGCAGTTTCTGGACTTGGCCTTCACGCCCCCAGTGCCCTGGAAAAACGGCGGCGGCAGCACGCGCGAGCTGGCGTGCTGGCCGCCCGGCGCCGGCATGGACAGCTTTGCATGGCGCGTGAGTGTGGCCACCATCGCCCGCCCCGGGCCGTTCTCAGCCTTTGCGGGCGTGGACCGGCAGATCATGCTGCTGGAGGGCGATGGCGTACAGCTGCAAGCCGCAGCGGGGCAATGGCAGCACGCGCTGACGCAGCGGTGGGAGCCGTTTGCGTTCTCCGGCGAAGAGCCGGTGGACTGCCGCATGCTCGGCGGTGTTTCTACCGACTTCAACCTGATGCTGCGCCGGGGAGAGTGGAGCGGGAGCCTGCAGGTGCTGCGCGATGTGCCGCCCGCAGAGGGGGCTGCCGCAGGCCTGTGTATGGTGCTCCACGGCACGTGGCGATATGAGGACAGCGATGGCCGCCCAGCGCGGATGTTGGCAGCGGGGCAGGGCCTGTGGTGGGTGAGCGAAGGGGGCGAAGCAGCGCCGTCAATCACCCCCGTACGCGGCGCCGAAGGCGCCATGTCTGCCGACGATGCACCGGTGCTGGCCTGGGTGGCCTTGCACAGGGGCTCCGCACCATAA
- a CDS encoding phytanoyl-CoA dioxygenase family protein: protein MPDVSSGVSQQQWQARLRERLSDQQVADFARDGAICIKQLLTPDEVALLREGIDANLAAPSPRAKVASRPDDPGRFFEDFCNWQDIPQFGRFVRDTPLALAAQRLMQSRTVRLYHDHVLVKEPGTRQKTPWHQDQPYYNIEGMQNVSMWIPVDPVSRAATLEFVAGSHKGPWLMPRTFMDNQAKWFPEGSLQDLPNVEADRDAFPIVGWEIEPGDVVCFHMLTLHAAGGVEGPNRRRVFSVRFLGDDTRHAPRPWKTSPEFPGLADELPAGAAMDHPLFPLLVDGNDAPQGERA, encoded by the coding sequence ATGCCCGATGTTTCGTCTGGGGTTTCGCAGCAACAGTGGCAGGCGCGCCTGCGCGAGCGGTTGAGTGACCAACAGGTTGCCGACTTCGCCCGCGACGGCGCCATCTGCATCAAGCAGCTGCTCACGCCCGATGAAGTCGCGCTGCTGCGCGAAGGCATCGATGCCAACCTGGCCGCGCCCAGCCCGCGCGCCAAAGTGGCCAGCAGGCCGGATGACCCGGGCCGCTTCTTCGAGGACTTCTGCAACTGGCAGGACATTCCGCAGTTTGGCCGCTTTGTGCGCGACACGCCGCTGGCCCTGGCTGCGCAGCGCCTGATGCAGTCGCGCACCGTGCGGCTGTACCACGACCATGTGCTGGTCAAAGAGCCGGGCACGCGCCAGAAGACGCCTTGGCACCAGGACCAGCCCTACTACAACATCGAAGGCATGCAGAACGTGAGCATGTGGATACCGGTAGACCCGGTGTCCCGCGCTGCGACGCTGGAGTTTGTGGCGGGCTCGCACAAGGGCCCGTGGCTCATGCCGCGCACCTTCATGGACAACCAGGCCAAGTGGTTCCCTGAGGGCAGCCTGCAGGACCTGCCCAACGTGGAGGCCGACCGCGATGCCTTCCCCATCGTGGGCTGGGAGATCGAGCCCGGCGACGTGGTGTGTTTCCACATGCTCACGCTGCATGCGGCGGGCGGTGTGGAAGGGCCTAATCGCCGTCGGGTGTTCTCGGTGCGCTTTCTGGGCGACGACACGCGCCATGCGCCCCGGCCCTGGAAGACCTCGCCCGAGTTCCCGGGCTTGGCCGATGAGCTGCCCGCTGGGGCTGCGATGGACCACCCGCTGTTCCCTCTGCTGGTGGATGGCAACGATGCGCCGCAGGGTGAACGCGCATGA
- the hutU gene encoding urocanate hydratase, with the protein MNANDAIIAAATSSASTDPRHDASRVIRAPRGSQLTCKSWLTEAAYRMIQNNLDPEVAERPQDLVVYGGIGRAARNWECFDQILASLKDLNDDETLLIQSGKPVGVFKTHANAPRVLLANSNLVPKWANWEHFSELDQKGLFMYGQMTAGSWIYIGTQGIVQGTYETFAEAGRKHFGGSLEGRWILTAGLGGMGGAQPLAATFAGAVSLNIECQQSSIDFRLRTRYVDKQARDIDHALELIQQHTAAKEAVSIALLGNAAEILPELVRRAKAGGLKPDLVTDQTSAHDLVNGYLPAGWTVAQWRAAQQDVTQHEVLKKAAAKSCAVHVQAMLDFQHMGIPVVDYGNNIRQVAFDEGVKDAFDFPGFVPAYIRPLFCEGKGPFRWVALSGDPEDIRKTDAKIKELFPENKHVHRWLDMAGERIAFQGLPARICWLGLGERHIAGLAFNEMVKNGELKAPIVIGRDHLDTGSVASPNRETEAMKDGTDAVSDWPLLNALLNTAGGATWVSLHHGGGVGMGYSQHSGMVIVADGTDAAAARLANVLVNDCGSGVMRHADAGYELAVETAKKQGLKLPMIK; encoded by the coding sequence ATGAACGCCAACGACGCCATCATCGCTGCCGCCACTTCGTCCGCCAGCACCGACCCCCGCCACGACGCCAGTCGCGTGATCCGTGCGCCGCGCGGCAGCCAGCTCACCTGCAAGAGTTGGCTGACTGAGGCCGCCTACCGCATGATCCAGAACAACCTCGACCCCGAGGTGGCAGAGCGTCCTCAGGACCTGGTGGTGTACGGCGGCATTGGCCGTGCTGCGCGCAACTGGGAGTGTTTTGATCAGATCCTCGCCTCGCTCAAGGACTTGAACGACGACGAAACCCTGCTCATCCAGTCCGGCAAACCCGTGGGCGTGTTCAAGACCCACGCCAACGCGCCTCGCGTGCTGCTGGCCAACTCCAACCTGGTGCCCAAGTGGGCCAACTGGGAGCACTTCAGCGAGCTGGACCAGAAGGGCCTGTTCATGTACGGCCAGATGACCGCAGGCAGCTGGATCTACATCGGCACGCAGGGCATCGTCCAGGGCACCTACGAAACCTTTGCCGAGGCGGGCCGCAAGCACTTTGGCGGCTCACTGGAAGGGCGCTGGATCTTGACCGCAGGCCTGGGCGGCATGGGCGGCGCGCAGCCGCTGGCCGCTACCTTTGCGGGCGCGGTGTCGCTCAACATTGAGTGCCAGCAAAGCAGTATCGACTTCCGTCTGCGCACGCGCTATGTGGACAAGCAGGCGCGTGATATCGACCACGCGTTGGAGCTGATCCAGCAGCACACGGCAGCCAAAGAAGCCGTGTCGATTGCGCTGCTGGGCAACGCCGCAGAAATCCTGCCCGAGCTGGTGCGCCGCGCCAAGGCCGGCGGCTTGAAGCCCGACTTGGTCACCGACCAGACCTCGGCCCACGACCTCGTCAACGGCTACCTGCCCGCGGGCTGGACGGTGGCCCAGTGGCGCGCCGCGCAGCAGGATGTGACCCAGCATGAAGTGCTGAAAAAAGCCGCCGCCAAGTCGTGCGCCGTGCATGTGCAAGCCATGCTCGACTTCCAGCACATGGGCATCCCGGTGGTGGACTACGGCAATAACATCCGCCAGGTGGCGTTTGACGAAGGCGTGAAAGACGCATTCGACTTCCCCGGCTTTGTGCCCGCCTACATCCGCCCGCTGTTCTGCGAAGGCAAGGGCCCGTTCCGCTGGGTGGCCCTGTCGGGCGACCCAGAAGACATCCGCAAGACCGACGCCAAGATCAAGGAGCTGTTCCCCGAGAACAAACACGTGCACCGCTGGCTCGACATGGCTGGCGAACGCATCGCCTTCCAGGGCCTGCCCGCACGCATCTGCTGGCTGGGCCTGGGCGAGCGCCACATCGCGGGCCTGGCCTTCAACGAGATGGTGAAGAACGGCGAACTGAAGGCGCCCATCGTCATCGGCCGCGACCACCTGGACACCGGCAGCGTGGCCAGCCCCAACCGCGAGACCGAAGCCATGAAGGACGGCACCGATGCCGTGAGCGACTGGCCGCTGCTCAACGCGCTGCTCAACACCGCAGGCGGCGCCACCTGGGTCAGCCTGCACCACGGCGGCGGCGTGGGCATGGGCTACTCGCAGCACTCGGGCATGGTCATCGTGGCCGACGGCACCGATGCGGCAGCTGCACGGCTGGCCAATGTGCTGGTCAATGACTGCGGCAGCGGTGTAATGCGCCATGCCGATGCAGGCTACGAATTGGCCGTGGAAACGGCCAAGAAGCAGGGCCTGAAGCTGCCGATGATCAAGTAA